Proteins from one Bacteroides mediterraneensis genomic window:
- the lepB gene encoding signal peptidase I produces the protein MKRYFDIIMNIAFVCVSLFLMWILAQVFVFSSFRIPSDSMSPELKEGDFVLVWKPVVGARLFNLNKSLNLEQTEIYRLPGFRNIKRNDVVVFNFPHPNDWSHIEMHIMKYYIKRCIGLPGDTLSIRKGMFKVKGVDMPLGNVASQKHIGLTRPEDFPEGVYRCFPYDSLLDWNIQEFGPLFVPGEGDVVKMDRTGGVLYRKLIEWEQGKKMYIKGDTVLLNDSVITSYQFRKNYYFVAGDRGENSQDSRYWGLLPEEYIVGVASRVWKSVDSYTGDICWDRVWKKIE, from the coding sequence ATGAAGAGATATTTTGATATAATAATGAATATTGCTTTTGTATGTGTAAGTTTATTCTTAATGTGGATTCTGGCACAAGTGTTTGTGTTTTCATCGTTCCGAATACCAAGTGACTCTATGTCGCCGGAACTCAAAGAAGGGGATTTCGTGCTTGTGTGGAAACCTGTCGTTGGGGCACGTCTGTTTAACCTGAACAAATCTCTCAATTTAGAACAGACAGAAATTTACCGCTTACCGGGATTCAGAAATATAAAGCGCAATGATGTGGTAGTTTTCAATTTCCCGCATCCAAACGACTGGAGCCATATAGAGATGCACATAATGAAGTATTATATCAAGCGCTGTATCGGATTGCCCGGAGATACGCTCTCCATAAGGAAGGGGATGTTCAAGGTGAAAGGTGTAGACATGCCCTTGGGGAACGTAGCCTCACAGAAGCACATAGGATTGACGCGTCCCGAGGATTTTCCGGAGGGCGTGTACAGGTGTTTCCCATACGACTCCCTGCTGGACTGGAATATACAGGAGTTCGGACCTCTGTTTGTTCCCGGAGAGGGGGATGTGGTGAAGATGGACCGTACGGGTGGAGTATTGTACCGCAAACTCATTGAATGGGAACAAGGAAAGAAGATGTATATAAAGGGAGATACAGTACTGCTGAACGACAGTGTGATAACTTCTTACCAGTTCCGTAAGAACTATTATTTCGTGGCGGGAGACCGTGGGGAGAACTCACAGGATTCCCGTTACTGGGGGCTGCTTCCGGAGGAGTATATCGTGGGGGTGGCTTCAAGGGTATGGAAATCTGTGGACAGCTATACAGGCGATATTTGCTGGGACAGGGTATGGAAGAAGATTGAATAA
- a CDS encoding O-antigen ligase family protein produces MNVELRKWLCRVIPWLAGLLLAGLAGGTVLVTDGSLPSDLQGTQWMWLSAVMTVVLPLWLAGYIVNPQRTVRIVSETVQWVLMGFGAVEALHGLGQIAGIYPSNHSLFVLTGTFYNPGPYSGYLAAVLPVALYRILILNGKKDRLSVVQYYLSMCVLLLICCVLPAGMSRAAWFASLISCGYVVLRVYRVKVKSFVSEHRYAVLGVLIVGALFASGAYFMKRDSADGRLLIGKITSQAIAGNPWGEENGRTFSAIYGDAQERYFTDCEYSESEAWVAGTPDFAFNEYLQIAVEYGVWVSVLFITLVLVLLKIAGSRKSLAGMGGCLVSLMVFACFSYPLHIPAIVSVWLLAVIVLSGEGLVMIRRKRYAVAVLLSVVVAGLTASVNRYGMYSARTRAVRQWMPVRVLYHSGAFRAAVEEYGKLYDKMSWHKDFCFEYGRALYKTGSYGKAEKVLLKAMTVSGDPMILNILGRSAQESGEYGKAEMYLLRSTRRLPERVYPHYLLVKLYAEPEYFDRVKLVREAEYVLNAEPKVNSTAIREMRQKVEKLLENKKLWKNK; encoded by the coding sequence ATGAATGTTGAACTAAGGAAATGGTTATGCAGGGTCATACCGTGGTTGGCAGGTCTACTGCTTGCAGGACTTGCGGGTGGAACCGTGCTGGTGACAGACGGAAGTTTACCGTCCGACCTTCAGGGAACGCAGTGGATGTGGCTTTCTGCCGTGATGACTGTTGTATTGCCTTTGTGGCTTGCCGGATATATTGTGAATCCACAGCGGACTGTCCGTATTGTGTCGGAGACAGTACAATGGGTGCTGATGGGATTCGGGGCAGTGGAGGCTCTGCATGGTCTTGGTCAGATTGCAGGTATATATCCGTCAAACCATTCGCTTTTTGTCCTTACGGGAACATTCTATAACCCGGGTCCATATTCAGGCTATCTGGCGGCAGTTCTTCCGGTAGCCCTGTACCGGATATTAATATTGAACGGGAAGAAAGACCGTCTTTCGGTTGTGCAGTATTATCTATCGATGTGTGTGCTGTTGCTGATATGCTGTGTGCTTCCGGCGGGCATGAGCCGTGCGGCATGGTTTGCTTCCCTGATTTCGTGCGGATATGTGGTTCTCAGGGTTTACCGTGTGAAAGTAAAATCGTTTGTATCGGAACACAGATATGCCGTATTAGGCGTGCTTATTGTCGGTGCGCTGTTTGCCTCCGGTGCGTATTTCATGAAACGTGATTCGGCAGACGGCCGTTTGCTGATAGGAAAGATAACTTCCCAGGCCATTGCCGGCAATCCTTGGGGTGAAGAAAATGGAAGGACATTTTCCGCCATTTACGGTGATGCCCAGGAAAGATACTTCACTGATTGTGAATATTCGGAGTCGGAGGCATGGGTGGCCGGAACACCCGATTTTGCCTTCAATGAATATCTGCAGATTGCAGTTGAATATGGTGTGTGGGTATCCGTATTGTTTATAACTTTAGTACTTGTGTTGTTGAAGATAGCCGGGAGCCGTAAATCTCTTGCGGGAATGGGCGGATGCCTTGTATCGCTGATGGTATTTGCATGCTTTTCCTATCCGCTGCATATCCCGGCTATTGTTTCTGTATGGCTATTGGCGGTAATTGTACTCAGTGGCGAGGGCCTGGTTATGATAAGGCGTAAAAGGTATGCTGTAGCAGTCCTGCTATCGGTTGTTGTGGCCGGATTAACAGCTTCGGTGAATAGGTATGGTATGTACTCCGCACGCACACGGGCTGTTCGCCAGTGGATGCCTGTCAGGGTTCTGTATCATTCCGGAGCATTTAGGGCGGCAGTGGAAGAATATGGAAAGCTTTATGATAAAATGTCCTGGCATAAAGATTTCTGTTTTGAGTACGGAAGGGCATTATACAAAACCGGAAGTTACGGCAAAGCAGAAAAGGTTCTTTTGAAAGCCATGACGGTGAGCGGAGATCCGATGATATTGAATATTCTGGGACGCAGTGCGCAGGAGAGCGGAGAGTATGGGAAAGCGGAGATGTATCTGCTACGTTCCACCCGCAGATTGCCGGAGCGCGTATATCCCCACTATCTGCTGGTTAAGCTTTATGCTGAACCCGAGTATTTTGACAGGGTAAAGCTTGTCAGGGAGGCAGAGTATGTGCTTAACGCTGAACCTAAGGTGAATTCTACCGCTATAAGGGAAATGCGGCAGAAGGTGGAGAAGCTTTTGGAAAATAAAAAATTGTGGAAGAATAAATAA
- a CDS encoding NVEALA domain-containing protein — protein sequence MKKSVFKFLFATAFTLVAGYSVYSSQQDAEMSDLALANVEALAQSESNCAEWIKKQCYLVFTTDYGIDYYATCPETTMGGIGECGAIESHKPAGMSIISECLECIREY from the coding sequence ATGAAAAAGTCTGTTTTTAAATTTTTATTTGCAACAGCATTTACATTGGTAGCTGGTTATAGTGTTTATTCTTCACAGCAGGATGCTGAAATGTCAGACTTGGCTTTGGCTAATGTAGAAGCATTGGCACAAAGTGAATCTAATTGTGCTGAGTGGATAAAAAAACAATGTTATTTAGTTTTTACTACCGATTATGGAATTGATTATTATGCTACATGTCCTGAAACTACAATGGGTGGAATCGGAGAATGTGGAGCTATAGAATCTCATAAACCTGCTGGTATGTCAATAATTAGTGAATGTCTAGAATGTATACGTGAATATTAA
- a CDS encoding BF3164 family lipoprotein gives MKPIILLVLLISFFTVSCDRVTEKSSNIAQKYITDSCTVISLEKKELPIDLLYPTDIQVVDTFLLILQHHNENIIQAYSTLSLKHLGSFLKKGSGPNEVMTFGLIAQSYTESGNPKVIIQSYPNYLGVLDIKRSLESGQTVYDKQYKFETRLGKELFLASHSVYVLDSLNLMMTKDPLRSGVKKDNNFFWEFYNTDKDIITQRLKYEDFPYINSFLKESYRALKPDRSKVALFYRFFDMVSIADLKSGNVVQIIPEGKSINSSIVKDIDSRCLYYKMGKCTDDYIFGLYAGGLSVLKENDSRFNENCSLRVYDWNGNLLYNYPFGDNIRMFTVDEDQRFLYAVTDSDSIIRYDLKNVSVSKNLKFQEE, from the coding sequence ATGAAGCCTATTATATTATTAGTTCTGCTTATATCCTTTTTTACTGTTTCATGTGATAGAGTTACAGAAAAATCTTCTAATATCGCTCAGAAATATATTACAGATTCATGTACAGTCATTTCACTTGAAAAGAAGGAATTACCTATAGATTTGCTTTATCCTACAGATATTCAGGTTGTGGATACATTCCTGCTGATTTTACAACATCATAATGAAAATATTATACAGGCATATAGCACTTTGTCATTAAAACATCTGGGAAGTTTCCTTAAAAAGGGAAGCGGGCCAAATGAGGTTATGACTTTCGGATTGATAGCACAATCGTATACAGAGTCGGGAAATCCCAAAGTTATAATACAGTCCTACCCTAATTATCTGGGTGTTCTTGACATAAAACGTTCTCTTGAATCAGGACAGACGGTATATGATAAACAATATAAATTTGAGACCCGTTTGGGGAAAGAACTGTTTTTAGCCTCACATAGTGTCTATGTTTTGGATTCTTTAAATCTGATGATGACAAAAGACCCTTTACGCTCTGGAGTTAAGAAAGACAACAATTTCTTTTGGGAGTTTTATAATACGGATAAGGACATTATAACCCAACGGTTGAAATATGAAGATTTTCCTTATATAAATTCTTTTTTGAAGGAATCTTACAGGGCATTAAAACCAGATCGCTCAAAGGTTGCATTATTCTATAGATTTTTCGATATGGTTTCCATAGCTGATTTAAAATCAGGAAATGTTGTACAGATTATCCCGGAGGGTAAATCTATAAACTCAAGTATAGTAAAAGACATTGATTCACGTTGTCTATACTATAAAATGGGTAAATGTACGGATGATTATATATTTGGTCTTTATGCAGGTGGGTTAAGTGTATTAAAGGAGAATGATTCAAGGTTTAATGAAAACTGTTCTTTGAGGGTTTATGACTGGAACGGGAATTTATTATATAATTATCCATTTGGTGATAACATAAGGATGTTTACGGTAGATGAAGATCAAAGATTCCTGTATGCAGTAACAGATTCTGATTCTATAATCAGATATGATTTGAAGAATGTGTCTGTTTCAAAAAATCTTAAGTTTCAAGAGGAATAG
- a CDS encoding efflux RND transporter periplasmic adaptor subunit, whose product MRTHYVYVLLLAAGMWAGCSEKKDDTFGKEKEGVETVLPSQANEVTVMTLKRTTFNHELVSNGKVTASQYADLSFRLTSEPVAHIYVKNGDAVKKGQKIAELDLFTLKNSLEKAEIALRQSELEMKDVLIGQGYAPDRMQSIPKDIVRLAEVKSGYGQSRAAYELAKFELEQAVITAPFDGVVANLETRGFNRPDGTKPFCRVIGSGGMEVAFKVLESELPLVRRGDRVEVAPFAGTAGACSGTVSEINPLVDENGLVSVRARVNGGARLFDGMNVRVSVKRSVPGQLVVPKTAVVLRTGKQVVFTLKDGRAVWNYVTTGLENMTEYTVTGDGMEEGAQVIVTGNVNLAHEAPVKVIP is encoded by the coding sequence ATGAGAACACACTACGTATATGTGCTGCTGCTTGCCGCCGGAATGTGGGCCGGCTGCAGCGAGAAAAAAGACGACACTTTCGGAAAGGAAAAGGAAGGAGTGGAAACGGTTCTGCCCTCACAGGCGAACGAGGTGACGGTCATGACGCTGAAGAGGACCACGTTCAACCATGAGCTGGTGAGCAACGGTAAGGTGACGGCCTCACAGTATGCCGACCTTTCGTTCCGCCTCACATCGGAGCCTGTGGCGCACATCTATGTGAAGAACGGCGATGCGGTGAAGAAGGGTCAGAAGATAGCCGAACTCGACCTGTTCACCCTGAAGAACAGCCTGGAGAAGGCGGAGATAGCCCTGCGCCAGTCGGAACTGGAGATGAAGGACGTGCTGATAGGGCAGGGGTATGCGCCCGACCGCATGCAGTCAATCCCCAAAGACATAGTACGGCTTGCCGAGGTGAAGAGCGGCTACGGCCAGAGCCGTGCGGCATACGAGCTGGCGAAGTTCGAGCTGGAGCAGGCGGTGATCACCGCACCGTTCGACGGGGTGGTGGCCAATCTGGAGACGCGGGGTTTCAACCGTCCGGACGGGACGAAGCCCTTCTGCCGCGTGATAGGAAGCGGGGGCATGGAGGTGGCCTTCAAGGTGCTGGAGAGCGAGCTGCCGCTTGTCAGGCGGGGAGACCGGGTGGAGGTGGCCCCGTTTGCCGGGACAGCCGGGGCATGCAGCGGTACGGTGTCGGAAATCAACCCGCTGGTGGACGAAAACGGGCTGGTGAGCGTAAGGGCCAGGGTGAACGGCGGTGCAAGACTGTTCGACGGCATGAACGTGCGTGTGAGCGTGAAACGCTCCGTTCCCGGCCAGCTTGTGGTGCCGAAGACGGCGGTGGTGCTGCGCACGGGCAAGCAGGTGGTGTTTACCCTGAAGGACGGCAGGGCGGTGTGGAACTATGTGACCACCGGACTGGAGAACATGACCGAATATACCGTGACAGGTGACGGCATGGAGGAAGGGGCACAGGTCATCGTGACCGGAAACGTGAACCTTGCGCATGAGGCTCCTGTAAAAGTGATACCTTAA
- a CDS encoding efflux RND transporter permease subunit gives MVRFLIKRPIAVLMAFTACFIVGLVTYFSLPVSLLPDIDIPQITVQVSGENSSARELENTMVAPLRRQLMQVSGLSEMRSETRDGSGIIRLSFDFGTDTDLAFIEVNEKIDAAMNSLPRDAARPKAVKASATDIPVFYLNMTLRKDVPYRETDGDAFLEMCTLAENVVKRRIEQLPQVAMADMTGVPQKMLRIVPDMGRMESLGMGIADLEAILSSNNVEPGSMLVRDGYYEYNIRIASILRTPEDVRQIWFNRNGQVRRLGDICDVQTVTRNETGRSLAGGKRAVTLAIIKQGEENMDNLRRELKETTDYFSRIYPDIEFSISRNQTELLDYTISNLQQNFTLGFLFIFIVAVFFIGDVRSPLVIGITMIASVVITFFFFYLCRVSLNVISLSGLILAVGMMIDNAIIVTENVSQYREKGYSLKRAAVAGTSEMITPMLSSSLTTIAVFVPLVFMSGIAGAIFMDEAFSITSGLMVSYFTGIMLLPVLYVLFYRTGIRKHNWFTANFKNLLKNEWLTRFYDAGIEWVFAHKTVTMFLAIVSLPLCVLMFMVIDKERMPEIDQNEVVVGIEWNENIHVDENNRRVNAMLALADSLVVEHTAYVGMQDYLLGTENELSTSEAELYFRTAEPEQIPVLTGLLEKAVRKDYPSAVVTFSPPVTIFEKLFVTGEPDLVAQLRRADRASVPEAGEVRAIEDAMARETGCAPEGTPFRSQLDLEVDRSRLLLYNVDYDEVVRVLRTALKDNQVSTLRSYQQYLPIGIAGREMSVNRILAETLVETRTDAASGERNYIPLRELVRIVPGEDLKEITAGRNGEYIPVNFYEVKDVPQVMDGIRRAVDGDSRWEVSFGGSFFSNRKMMGELTVILFISVLLMYFILCAQFESFLQPLIVLAEIPMDIAFGLVLLWATGHTMNLMSAIGIIVSCGIVVNDSILKLDSINELRREGMPLLEAIHTAGHRRLRAIIMTTLTTVFAMVPLLFTSDLGSEMQRPLSVAMIGTMMVGLVISLFVIPLIYWFIYRKHEVKKI, from the coding sequence ATGGTAAGATTTCTGATAAAAAGACCGATAGCGGTACTCATGGCTTTCACCGCCTGCTTCATCGTGGGGCTGGTGACTTACTTCTCGCTGCCCGTATCGCTGCTTCCGGACATAGACATTCCGCAGATCACCGTGCAGGTGAGCGGGGAGAACTCGTCGGCCCGCGAGCTGGAGAATACCATGGTGGCTCCACTGAGAAGGCAGCTCATGCAGGTGTCGGGGCTCAGCGAGATGCGGAGCGAGACGCGCGACGGGTCGGGCATCATCCGCCTGTCGTTCGATTTCGGCACGGATACCGACCTGGCCTTCATCGAGGTGAACGAGAAGATTGACGCGGCCATGAACAGCCTGCCCAGGGATGCGGCAAGGCCGAAGGCCGTCAAGGCGAGCGCGACGGACATCCCGGTGTTCTACCTGAACATGACGCTGAGGAAGGATGTGCCTTACCGGGAAACGGACGGGGACGCCTTTCTGGAGATGTGCACGCTGGCGGAGAACGTGGTGAAGCGGCGCATCGAACAGCTGCCGCAGGTGGCCATGGCCGACATGACGGGGGTGCCGCAGAAGATGCTGCGCATCGTGCCGGATATGGGCAGGATGGAGAGCCTGGGCATGGGCATTGCCGACCTGGAGGCCATCCTCTCGTCGAACAACGTGGAGCCGGGGAGCATGCTGGTGCGCGACGGGTATTATGAATACAACATCCGCATCGCCTCCATCCTCCGTACGCCGGAGGACGTGCGGCAGATCTGGTTCAACCGCAACGGACAGGTGAGGCGGCTGGGGGACATCTGCGACGTGCAGACGGTTACCCGCAACGAGACGGGGCGCTCGCTGGCAGGAGGGAAGCGGGCGGTGACGCTGGCCATCATCAAGCAGGGCGAGGAGAACATGGACAACCTGCGCCGTGAGCTGAAGGAGACCACGGACTATTTCTCCCGCATCTATCCCGACATTGAGTTCAGCATCAGCCGGAACCAGACGGAGCTGCTGGACTATACCATATCGAACCTGCAGCAGAACTTCACGCTGGGCTTCCTGTTCATCTTCATCGTGGCGGTGTTCTTCATCGGCGACGTGCGTTCGCCGCTGGTCATCGGCATCACCATGATTGCCTCGGTGGTGATCACGTTCTTCTTTTTCTACCTCTGCCGGGTCTCGCTCAACGTGATCTCGCTTTCGGGACTGATCCTGGCGGTGGGCATGATGATTGACAATGCCATCATCGTGACGGAGAACGTGTCGCAGTACCGTGAGAAGGGGTATTCGCTGAAGCGTGCGGCCGTGGCGGGAACCTCGGAGATGATCACGCCGATGCTGAGCTCGTCGCTCACCACCATCGCGGTGTTCGTGCCGCTGGTGTTCATGAGCGGGATAGCCGGGGCCATCTTCATGGACGAGGCGTTTTCCATCACGTCGGGGCTGATGGTGTCGTATTTCACGGGCATCATGCTGCTGCCCGTGCTGTATGTGCTGTTCTACCGTACGGGCATCAGGAAGCACAACTGGTTTACCGCCAACTTCAAGAACCTGCTGAAGAACGAATGGCTGACACGGTTCTATGACGCGGGTATTGAGTGGGTGTTTGCACATAAGACTGTTACCATGTTTCTTGCCATCGTGTCGCTGCCGCTGTGTGTGCTGATGTTCATGGTGATTGACAAGGAGCGTATGCCGGAGATTGACCAGAACGAGGTGGTGGTGGGCATTGAATGGAACGAGAACATCCATGTGGACGAGAACAACCGCAGGGTGAACGCCATGCTGGCCCTGGCCGATTCGCTGGTGGTGGAGCATACGGCCTACGTGGGCATGCAGGATTATCTGCTGGGCACGGAGAACGAGCTTTCCACTTCCGAGGCGGAACTGTATTTCCGGACGGCTGAGCCGGAGCAGATTCCGGTACTGACCGGACTGCTGGAAAAGGCCGTCCGGAAGGATTACCCTTCGGCTGTGGTGACTTTCTCGCCGCCGGTGACCATCTTCGAGAAGCTTTTCGTCACGGGGGAACCCGATCTGGTGGCGCAGCTCCGCAGGGCCGACCGCGCATCGGTTCCGGAGGCGGGGGAAGTGCGGGCGATAGAGGATGCCATGGCCCGGGAGACCGGCTGTGCGCCCGAGGGCACGCCTTTCCGCAGCCAGCTGGACCTGGAGGTGGACCGCAGCCGCCTGCTCCTGTACAATGTGGACTATGACGAGGTGGTGAGGGTGCTCCGTACGGCCCTGAAGGACAACCAGGTCTCTACCCTGCGTTCGTACCAGCAGTATCTGCCCATCGGCATCGCCGGAAGGGAGATGAGCGTGAACCGTATCCTGGCGGAGACGCTGGTGGAGACCCGGACGGACGCGGCTTCGGGAGAAAGGAACTATATCCCGTTGCGCGAGCTGGTGCGCATCGTTCCCGGGGAGGACCTGAAGGAGATCACTGCCGGACGCAACGGGGAGTACATCCCGGTGAATTTCTATGAGGTGAAGGATGTGCCGCAGGTGATGGACGGCATACGCAGGGCGGTCGACGGTGACAGCCGCTGGGAGGTGTCGTTCGGCGGAAGCTTCTTTTCGAACAGGAAGATGATGGGAGAGCTGACGGTGATCCTGTTCATCTCGGTGCTGCTGATGTATTTCATCCTCTGCGCCCAGTTTGAGAGCTTCCTCCAGCCGCTGATCGTGCTGGCGGAGATTCCGATGGACATCGCCTTCGGACTGGTGCTGCTGTGGGCCACGGGGCATACCATGAACCTGATGTCGGCCATCGGCATCATCGTTTCCTGCGGTATCGTGGTGAACGACTCCATCCTGAAGCTGGACTCCATCAACGAGCTGCGCAGGGAAGGCATGCCGTTGCTGGAGGCCATCCATACGGCAGGTCACCGGAGGCTGAGGGCCATCATCATGACGACGCTGACCACGGTGTTCGCCATGGTGCCCCTGCTCTTCACGTCCGACCTGGGCTCGGAGATGCAGCGTCCGCTTTCGGTGGCGATGATCGGCACCATGATGGTGGGCCTCGTCATCAGCCTTTTTGTAATCCCTCTTATTTACTGGTTTATCTATAGAAAACATGAAGTCAAGAAGATTTAG
- a CDS encoding TolC family protein, producing the protein MKSRRFSILFLLLLCAAGMKAQRVLRLDLKETITMANDSSLSAFRYQNMYLSGYWEYRSYKAARLPSLTLNMTPAQYYRYITQRYDSQENVDVYREQQMLSASAGLSVAQNFDLLGGTFYVDTQLDYMRNFGDTKSTQFSSIPFRIGYQQELLGFNAFRWDRKIEPLKFEKVKKQYLYNAESVSEEAVSYFFTLAMAQADYELARDNVATTDTLYAVGEQRQKIAAISQADLLTLKLDKVNARNTLKNAEIARKRAMSALATFLNLDRNAYIELELPSRPRYVDVPAGRAMVLARENNPTYLEQRQNVLEAEREVDRTRKESRFNASFNASVGFNQVADNFSAAYRNLLQQDLVSFTVSIPLVDWGVRKGKYNMARNNLNVVKIAARQEEISLEEDVMMTVSDFNVQQDLIASASEALDLAELAYDQTRRRFIIGKSDISSLTLALNRQQEARKNYIQALQNYWLNYYKIRKLTLHDFETGMSLSDRFDFENRLR; encoded by the coding sequence ATGAAGTCAAGAAGATTTAGCATACTGTTCCTGCTGCTGCTCTGCGCGGCGGGAATGAAGGCCCAGCGTGTGCTGCGGCTGGATTTGAAGGAGACCATCACGATGGCCAACGACAGCTCGCTGTCGGCTTTCCGTTATCAGAACATGTACCTGTCGGGCTACTGGGAGTACCGCAGCTACAAGGCGGCTCGCCTGCCGAGCCTCACGCTGAACATGACCCCGGCGCAGTATTACCGCTACATCACGCAGCGTTACGACTCGCAGGAGAATGTCGACGTGTACCGCGAGCAGCAGATGCTGAGCGCCAGCGCGGGGCTGAGCGTGGCGCAGAACTTCGACCTGCTGGGCGGTACGTTCTATGTGGACACGCAGCTGGACTACATGCGGAACTTCGGCGACACGAAGTCGACGCAGTTTTCCAGCATCCCTTTCCGTATAGGCTACCAGCAGGAACTGCTGGGCTTCAATGCCTTCCGCTGGGACCGGAAGATAGAGCCTTTGAAGTTCGAGAAGGTGAAGAAGCAGTATCTCTACAATGCAGAAAGCGTGTCGGAAGAGGCGGTAAGCTACTTCTTTACCCTTGCCATGGCGCAGGCCGATTATGAGCTGGCGCGGGACAATGTGGCCACCACCGATACGCTGTATGCCGTCGGGGAGCAGCGCCAGAAGATTGCGGCCATCTCACAGGCCGACCTGCTGACGCTGAAGCTGGACAAGGTGAACGCGCGCAACACGCTGAAGAATGCGGAGATAGCCCGCAAGCGTGCGATGTCGGCCCTGGCCACCTTCCTGAACCTGGACCGCAACGCGTACATCGAGCTGGAGCTTCCGTCGCGTCCGCGGTATGTTGACGTGCCGGCCGGCCGGGCCATGGTGCTGGCGCGGGAGAACAATCCGACGTACCTGGAACAGCGCCAGAACGTGCTGGAGGCGGAGCGTGAGGTGGACCGCACGCGGAAGGAGTCGCGTTTCAATGCCAGCTTCAATGCCAGCGTGGGCTTCAACCAGGTGGCCGACAACTTCAGTGCGGCGTACCGGAACCTGCTTCAGCAGGACCTGGTGTCGTTCACTGTTTCCATTCCGCTGGTAGACTGGGGCGTGAGAAAGGGCAAGTACAACATGGCCAGGAACAACCTGAATGTGGTGAAGATTGCCGCCCGTCAGGAAGAAATCAGCCTGGAGGAGGACGTGATGATGACGGTGAGTGACTTCAACGTGCAGCAGGACCTGATAGCCAGCGCCTCGGAGGCGCTCGACCTGGCGGAGCTGGCCTACGACCAGACGCGCAGGCGTTTCATCATCGGCAAGTCGGATATCAGCAGCCTGACGCTGGCCCTGAACCGCCAGCAGGAGGCGCGGAAGAACTACATACAGGCGCTCCAGAACTACTGGCTGAACTACTACAAGATCCGCAAGCTCACGCTGCACGACTTTGAGACGGGCATGTCGCTTTCCGACCGTTTTGATTTTGAGAACCGTTTGAGATGA